In Kytococcus sedentarius DSM 20547, the sequence CGGTGCGCGGCCTCGGTTTCGGTGCCGTGGTGGTGGCCGGCTCGGCGCTTGCGGCCTCCCTGGCCCCGCCGCGACTGCGTGGCCGCGCGGTGGGCATGTACGGCGTGGCCATCGCGGCCGCACAGATCCCGGCGCTCCCGGCCGGCATCCCGTTGACGCACTCCGTCGGCTGGACCTCGGTCTTCCTCCTGGCCGGCGCGGTGGCCGTGCTGGTCGCCCCGGTGGCTGCCGGCATCCGCGAGGCAGCCGGCGATGCGGACGGCGCACCCGCCGAGGGCGCGGGCGCGCCGGTGACGGACCGCTCCCGCCCGTGGCCCACCCCGGCGTTGGTGCTCCTGGCGACCTCGCTGGCCTACGGCGCCGTGGGCACCTTCCTGGGCATCGGCCTGCAGGACGCGGCGGCCGTCTTCTGGGCCCTGCTGGTGGTCTCGGCCGGCCAGATGGTGGGCCGCGCGTGGGCCGGTGCCTTCAGCGACCGCCGCGGGGTGGGTGCCCTGCTGGCGCCGATGACCGCGCTGTCCGCGGCCGGCATCGCCGCGATGGCCACCGCCATGACCGAGCCGGCCGACCTGCCGGGGTGGCTGCCCGAGGTGCTGGCCGCCGACCAGACGGCCGTGCTGGGGGCCGCGCTCTTCGGCATCGGCTTCGGTGCCCTGCAGAACGACACCTTCGTGCTGATGATCGAGCGCGCCGGGGCCGCCCGCCTGGGCACGGCCTCGACCGTGTGGAACGTCGGCTACGACGCCGGCACCGGCCTAGGCCCCATCGTGGTCGGGACGATGGCGGGGGCCACCGGGCTGGCCGGCGGGTTCGGCGTGCTGGGCGGGGTGGCGCTGGTGACCCTGCCGGTGGCGCTGGCCCTCGGGGTCTCCGAGGCGCGCGCCCGACGCACCGCGGCGGGGTGACCTCCCGGGGCATGATGGCCGCGTGACCCCTGCACCGGACGACCACCGCCCCGCGCCCACCGGCGAGTCCGCCGACGTCCTCGTGGTCGGGCACGGCCTGGCCGGCCTCGTCACGGCGGCCGAGCTGCTGGCCGCCGGCCGTCACGTCACCCTGCTCGACGCGGAGGGCCCGCAGGACCTCGGTGGCCAGGCCTGGTGGTCCTTCGGCGGGCTGTTCCTGGTGGACAGCCCCGAGCAGCGCCGGCTGCGGGTGCGCGACTCCCTGGAGCTCGCCTGGGCGGACTGGCAGCGCACCGCCGGGGTGGTCACCGGTGGCTGAGTCCGTCCCGACCTGCCCCGATGGGGTGGGCCCCGGTCACGCCGCCCCGTCCCCGGCGTCGCCGGTCAGGTCCGCGAGCGCCAGCACCCGGTCACTCGGCCGGTCGCACCAGCGCGCGAGCAGCTCCGCATCGTGGCTGATGGTCAGCACGGTCAGCCCCTCCTCCACGCGCTCCCGCAGCAGCGCGACCACCGAGGCGGTGGTCGCCGGGTCGAGCATGGCCGTCACCTCGTCGGCCAGCAGCACCTGCGGCTCGCCGATGAGGGCGCGCCCCAGGGCAGCGCGCTGCAGCTGGCCGTCGGAGACCGCCGCCGGGCGCCGGCGCAGCAGGTCCGGGGTGAGGCCCACCGCATCGGCCATCGCGTCCACCGTTCGCCGGGTGCGGGCCGCCGGCCGGCGACGGAGCTCCAACGGCTCCGCGATGGCCTGCCGCAGGGTCATGCGCGGGCTCACCGAGCGGCGCGGCGACTGGAACAGCATGGCCACGCCGTGCGCCGGGTGACCGGGCACGACCGGGCGACCGGCCACCTCGACGGTTCCCCGGGCCGGCGCCACCAGGCCGGCGACCACCCGGCACAGGGTGGACTTGCCGGCGCCGTTGGGCCCGGTCACCGCCGTGGTCGTCCCCGCCTCCAGGGCCAGGGACAGGTCGCGCAGCACGGGGGGTGCGCCACGTTCGGGGGCAGCGGTCACACCGTCCAGG encodes:
- a CDS encoding MFS transporter, which encodes MPHSTDRQSPRAPGLFSRSYVLMLVGIVGAFLNFALLLPVVPAWAERLGASSTGVGATTTVMMAACVLGQVGMPWLLRRFGFVKPYVAGLVFMGAPALLLPWASALEAVYAIQAVRGLGFGAVVVAGSALAASLAPPRLRGRAVGMYGVAIAAAQIPALPAGIPLTHSVGWTSVFLLAGAVAVLVAPVAAGIREAAGDADGAPAEGAGAPVTDRSRPWPTPALVLLATSLAYGAVGTFLGIGLQDAAAVFWALLVVSAGQMVGRAWAGAFSDRRGVGALLAPMTALSAAGIAAMATAMTEPADLPGWLPEVLAADQTAVLGAALFGIGFGALQNDTFVLMIERAGAARLGTASTVWNVGYDAGTGLGPIVVGTMAGATGLAGGFGVLGGVALVTLPVALALGVSEARARRTAAG
- a CDS encoding ABC transporter ATP-binding protein — translated: MMQPMVRLDGVTAAPERGAPPVLRDLSLALEAGTTTAVTGPNGAGKSTLCRVVAGLVAPARGTVEVAGRPVVPGHPAHGVAMLFQSPRRSVSPRMTLRQAIAEPLELRRRPAARTRRTVDAMADAVGLTPDLLRRRPAAVSDGQLQRAALGRALIGEPQVLLADEVTAMLDPATTASVVALLRERVEEGLTVLTISHDAELLARWCDRPSDRVLALADLTGDAGDGAA